The region GCCCGGTCATTCATGGCGAAAATATCTACGGGGCCGTATTTCGGAGCACGTCAGATTCCTATCCGGATTCAGGCTATATTCAGATTCTGGACAAGAACGATAAAGTCATTTCCACGCCTGGCGGCTCGGCACCAACCTATCAGGATGGCAAATTGGCTGAGCAGCGTAAGGACCGCACTAATTCGCCATTTTTACATCCGCACGATGTGCTGGTCGATGAGGACGACAGTGTTTACGTAGCACAATGGGCATCGAAGAAAACATATCCTATTAAATTAGAGCGCGTTTCCTGATACGTTGGCCTGACCTATGAGCGAGTTGATTTTGTTGCAAGCTAATCCATCATCCCCCTCCGACTGGGTATTATTCTGGGGACATTTTCACCCACTCATTGTTCATCTGCCCATTGGCTTTTTGCTGATTGCCGGTCTGCTCGAAATCGACCGTCTAACCCGCCGAAACTCGGTTAGTCCGCATACGATTACGCTGATTCTGTTCTGGTCGGCGGTGAGTGCTACCATGGCCTGCGTGTTTGGCTATATGCTGTCGCTCGGTGGTGGTTATGAAGAAGAAACCCTGAACGACCACATGTGGGAGGGGATCGGTGTGGCCGTATTTGCCTGGCTGGCCTGGTCGGTAAAATCTGAAAATTTAGGCCGCATTTTTTCGTTTGCTCAGCTGATGTATCTGCCTGCTTTGGGAATCGCGTTATTGCTGTTGCTGGCGGCCGGACATCAGGGCGGCAATTTGACGCACGGCTCCGACTACCTGACGCAATATATGCCCGGTCCTATTCGGGCTATAACCGGTGTGGAGCCGAAGTTAAAAGAACTGAAGGTTGAGCCTATTACGGATGTCAATCAGGCAATGGTTTATCAGCAAATCGTGAATCCCATTCTGCACAGCCGCTGTGTGCAATGCCATAACGCCGGAAAATCGAAGGGTGGTCTTCGGCTCGATTCGCCCGAGATGATCAAGAAAGGTTATGAAGATGGGCCTGTGTTTGTGGCGGGTAACAGTAAATCGAGCGAATTGCTGAAAGTCTGCCTCCTACCGGAAGACGACGATCTCCACATGCCCCCAAAAGGCAAAACCCAGCTAAAGGGAAGCGATATTGCCCTTCTCACCTGGTGGATTGACCAGGGTGCGCCCTTTGATAAAAAGGTATCGGATCTAAAAGTCAATGATGCCATTCGCCCGGTGCTGGCGTCGTTGGGCGGTGGTGGCCCTGTTGAGGCAGGGGGGGCGCAAGTGGCTGCTGGCCCTGCACCCGAATCGCCGGTGCTGACGATGAAGGTGCCAGCCGCCGACCCCAAAGTTATTGACGAGTTGAAAAAACTGAATCTACTGGTATTACCTCTTTCGAAAGAACAGAACCAACTGGAAGTTAGCGCCGTCAACGCCCGGTCGTTTAATGATGCACAGGCCGCCGAATTGCCCAAGCTAAGCAATCAGATTGTCTGGCTTAAGTTGGGCGATACCGAAATTTCTGACGCGGCTCTGGCACAGGTTGCTAAGCTGAAAAATCTGCAAAAGCTCCATCTGGAGGAAACAAAAGTGACCGATGCGGGCCTGAAGCAACTAAAGGGACTGGCTTATCTGGAATACCTCAATTTGTATGGTACGCCCGTTACCGATGCCGGACTCGCTGAACTGGCCGAGCTCAAAAGCCTTAAAACAGTTTACCTCTGGCAGACCAAAGTCAGCGAAGAGGGTATTGCCAGATTAAAGACCGCCCTGCCCAAATTGGAGGTAATTGGTGGGATCAGCGAGCAGGCCGTCGCCGAATTTGTAAAAGCGGGCGAGCCGAAAGCCGGAGAGGTTAAGAGATAAGAAAATTAATTTAATGGTAATTGATAAGTGCTCACCGCGGAGCTGTGTTCTTGCTGTCGTGGTGTAGTGGCTTTCCATTGTTTCTATAGAATGACATCACCAATACGCCAGGTGAAAATACAGCCCTTGTATGTTACTTACCTTTTCGTGTCTTGCTGGCAATATAGTCTATCATCAAGATAAGATAGTACAATTTTTACGTGCCTTCCAAAGCTAAATTTGTAAATTCGTTTCACAATCAATCAGTTCGTTGCTATGCTCGTCTGGTCAGACATACGATTCAAATACGTTTTCCTCAGCGCAACGGCTGGCTTGTTTGGGACGTCTATCTGGCTAACGTCCTGCCAGAGTTCAGTCGAAAAGCCGGCCGAGATTGTGGCCGTCGAGGCAACGCTCCCCGAAAAAGTTGATTATAATCTGCACGTAAAGCCGATCCTGTCTGACCGTTGTTTTGCGTGTCATGGCCCCGACAAAGCCAAGCAACAGGCGGGTTTACGCCTGGATACGCCCGATGGTGCTTACGAAGCCCTGGCGAAAAGTGGCCACAAGGCTATTGTGCCGGGTAATCTGGCCAAGAGTGAACTGGTCAGCCGTATCCTCAGCACCGATCCGGAGGAGATGATGCCCACGCCCAAGTCGAACCTGACCCTGACAACGGAAGAAAAGGCGATGCTGATTCGCTGGGTTGAGCAGGGGGCCGAATACAAAGAACACTGGTCGCTTATTGCGCCGACCCTGCCGGAGATTCCGAAAGTAAAAGACGAAAAATGGGTTGTCAATGATATTGACGGGTTCATCCTGGCCAAACAAGAAGCAAAAAAAGTAAGCCACGCACCCGAAGCCGATAAAACCACCTTGCTCCGCCGGGTAAGCCTCGACCTGACGGGCTTACCACCAACACCCGCCGAAGTCGACGCTTTCCTGGCTGATAAATCCCCCAATGCCTACGAAAAAGTAGTGAATCGGCTGCTCAACAGTCCGCATTATGGCGAACGGCAGGCCGTCGAATGGCTCGATGTGGCGCGGTATGCCGATACGCACGGGTATCAGGATGATGGACTTCGAACCATGTGGCCGTATCGGGATTGGGTTATTCGGGCCTATAATCACAACCTTTCGTTCGACCGCTTTATAACCTGGCAACTAGCGGGTGATTTGCTGCCCAATCTGAACGGCTCGAAAGACAAGCGCGAGAAACTCATTGCCACCGCCTTCAACCGCAATCACCAGCAAAGCCAGGAAGGTGGAATCGTCGACGAAGAATACCGGACTGAATACGTTGCCGACCGGACCAATACCTTTGGGAAAGCGATGCTGGGGCTAACGGTCGAGTGCGCCCGTTGCCACGACCACAAATACGACCCCATCAGTCAGAAAGATTATTATTCGCTCTACGCCTTTTTCGATAGCAACAACGACCGGGGCCAGATTCCCTACAACGGCGAAGCTGCCCCGACGATTACCCTTACCAAGCCCGAAACGGAAGCGAAACTGCGCTTTATCCGCGAAAAATTAACGCCCATTCAACAGCAGCTCAATCTTAACCGGCCCGACTATCAGCAGCGTTTTGGGCAATGGCTGGCGAAAACCCGTGTGGTGTCGTCTATCGATTCCGGGTTGTTGGCGCATTATACGTTCGATGAAGCCGACCGGACGGATATCGGCGCTTACGTAAAAGCGAAAAACGAGGAACGGAAACGCGAAGAGGAAAAGAAGAAACGCGAGGAAGACGCAAAACGAAAGAAAGAGGGCATAGCCAAAGCCGGTAAGCCAGAGGCTAAACAACCTGAGAAAAAAGAACCGCCCAAGCGTAAAACAAAAGAAGAACTTTGGAAAGACCCACGAAATGCCTTTGCTAACTCGGTGAACGATACCATTCCGGCCCGCCTGGGGGGCGACCCTGATAAAGTGCCTTACGTTGTTCCCGGCCGCTTTGGAAAAGCCCGGTATCTGGCAGGCGACAGTTTCATTGAACTACCCGGAAACTTCGCGGTCTTCGAGCAAAATGAGCCGTTTACCGTAAGCAGTTGGTTCAATCTGGCCAAGCCAAATATGGCCCTGACACTGATGGGACGAACCACCGGCCCAATGGATGGTCAGCGTGGTTACCAACTTGATTTGTTGAGCGACGGTCGGCTCAAGCTGGCGTTTAGTCACGTATGGCCTGCTAATGCCATTGACGTTGAGACGATTGAAAAAGTCCCGGTCCATCAATGGTTCCAGGTCGCTTTTGCCTACGATGGTACCGGCCGGGCCAACGGGATTTCCCTGTACCTGAATGGGCGGCCACTTCGCACGAAGATCATCGCCGATAACCTGATACACAGCATGGTGTATGGCAAAAACAGAAGCCATTGGGCGCAGCACCCCTTTTATGTGGGCCGAATGCACGATAACTTTTACAAAGACTTTGCCGTCGATGAACTGCGTATCTATAACCGTTGCCTGACACCGCTGGAAATGCCAAAACTGGCGGGACAGCCGGATGCACTCATGGCCGCGCTGCAAACGCCCGCTGCCAATCGGACACCGGCTCAACGGACAGGCTTGTATACGTATTACGTCAGAACGCAGGACCCCGTTTATAAAACGACCTATGCTAATGCTATGAAGTTGCGGGGCGAACAAATCACCCTGTATACCGACTCCGATCAGCTTATGGTCATGCAGGAGCGGTCGGTGCCACGCGAGACACATCTGCTCAAAAGAGGGGCCTATGATGCCCCCGGTGAGGTCGTGAAACCGGCCGTGTTGCATAGCCTCAATCCGTTGGAGGACGACATGCCGACGAATCGGCTTGGCCTGGCAAAATGGTTACTGGCACCCGAAAACCCGCTGTTTAGTCGGGTGATGGTGAACCGTATGTGGCAGCAGTATTTCGGGCAGGGGCTTGCTAAAAACAGCGACGATTTCGGGAACCAGGGCGCGTTACCCAGTCACCCCGAATTGCTGGACTACCTGGCGATGAAATTCCGCGACATGGGCGAATGGGGCGGGCAGTGGAATACAAAAGCCATGCACAAGATGATTGTTATGTCGGCAACGTACCGGCAATCGTCGAGCGTACCCGAAAATGTTCGGGAGGCTGACCCGGATAACACCTACCTGACGCGTGGGCCAAGTTACCGCATGTCGGCCGAGCAGGTTCGGGATAATGCGTTGGCGGCTAGCGGACTACTTGCCCGGCAGATCGGTGGCCCGAGCGTATTGCCCTATCAGCCGTCGGGTATCTGGGAAGCGTTGGCTACCCGGAACGCTGTGAAGTACGAACAGGATCATGGCGATAGTCTATACCGCCGGTCGATGTACACCATCTGGAAACGGTCATCACCACCGCCCATGATGTTGAATTTCGATGCGGCCGAGCGACATACCTGCATTGTGAAACGCCAGAAAACCAGTACACCTTTACAAGCACTCGTAACGCTGAACGATCCGCAGTTTGTGGAAGCTGCACGAGTGCTTGCACAAAAAGTAGTGCCGACGTCTGTAGTGCCGACCGTCCCGGTCGGGCGAGCTGGTTCTATACGCCCGACCGGGACGGTCGGCACTACAGACGTTGGCATCAACGCTATTTTTAAAGCGGTTATCAGCCGCCCGGCCCGACCAGAGGAGATGGCGCTGGTGAACCAGTTGTACGCCGAAGAACTGGCTGATTTTAAACAAAATCCGAAGCGGGCCGCAGAGTTGTTATCAGTGGGGGAGTATCCTGTTGATAAAAAGCGAAATCCAGCCGAATTAGCTGCCTGGACCGTGGTTACGAGTACGATTATGAATTTCGACGAAGCGATTGTAAAACGATAATGGCTGGTCGTTCCAGCTGGCGCGAGCATTTGCCCGTGCCGTTAATTATGCCAGCATTCGCTCGCTGGCGGAGGGAATTTATCTAATCTGCCAGCGAATGCTGGCTAAATCATAGGCACGGGCAGATGCCCGCGCCAGCCAACAGCCAAGCAGTTATGGATATTCAGGACGAAATACATGACCAACTCAGCCGCCGGACCTTTCTAGGGCAATCTAGTGCTGGTCTGGGTGCCATTGCGTTAGCATCACTGCTAAACCCGACAAATCTGTTCGGTGGCGCATCGTCACCCGGCACCTCCATGCCGGGAGAAAATCCGGCGGTAGGCAAGCCGCACTTTCCACCGAAAGTGAAACGGGTAATTTATTTATTTCAGAGTGGAGCGCCGTCGCAACTCGAATTGTTCGATTACAAGCCAAAGCTCGAAGCCATGTGGGGGCAGGATTTACCGGCTTCGGTACGCAACGGCCAACGCCTGACGGGCATGAGTGCCGGACAAAGCCGGTTTCCATTGGCGGCTTCTAAGTATAAGTTCGCGCAGTACGGACCCGGTCGCATGTGGCTTAGTGAATTGTTGCCGCATACGGCGAAAATTGCCGGGGATTTAACCTTTGTGCGCTCCCTGCATACCGAGGCCATCAACCACGACCCGGCTGTTACCTTTTTTCAGACGGGAAGCCAACAAGCCGGGCGACCCAGTTTCGGCTCCTGGATCAGTTACGGACTAGGCTCAGACAATCAGAATCTTCCATCCTTTGTAGTACTTCTGTCCAAAGGGCGCGATGGCGACCAGCCGTTATATGCCAAACTCTGGAGTAATGGATTTTTACCATCTGTGCATCAGGGCGTGGTGTTCCGGTCGGGCCCTGACCCGGTGTATTACCTTAACAACCCGCCGGGAGTCGATAAAACCAGCCGTCGGCGGATGCTCGATTATTTGGATAAACTGCATCAGGAACAATTCAAACACGTACTGGACCCGGAAATAAACAACCGGATGGCACAGTACGAAATGGCGTATCGGATGCAGACATCGGTTCCCGAAACGCTCGACATTTCGAAAGAGCCGGACTATATCTTCGACATGTATGGTCCCGACAGCCGCAAGCCGGGCACGTTTGCTGCCAACTGCCTGCTGGCCCGCAAACTGGTCGAAAAAGATGTTAAGTTTATCCAGTTGTATCATCAGGGATGGGACCAGCACGGCAATCTGCCCAACGATATTAAAATACAAACAAAAAGCGTTGACCAGCCCTCGGCCGCACTGATCATGGACCTCAAACAGCGTGGTTTACTGGACGATACGCTCGTGATCTGGGGCGGAGAATTTGGCCGTGGGGCATACTCACAGGGAAAACTCACCCGCGATAATTACGGGCGAGACCACCATCCACGAGCGTTTTCGGTCTGGATGGCGGGGGCCGGGGTTAAAAAAGGTATGGTCTACGGCGAAACCGATGATTTCGGCTATAACGTTGTCAAAGACCCTGTTCACGTGCATGATTTCCAGGCGACGGTCCTGCATCTGCTCGGAATCGACCACGAAAAACTGACCTTCAAAAGCCAGGGACGACGGTATCGACTAACCGACGTGCATGGCAAAGTAGTGAAGCCGATATTAGCATAACGCCTATGTAGCCAGCGAGTTAGGTTACGGAAGGCTACTGAAAGAAATTGGCAATGGAGGTTTTTTGCCAAAAAAAGATATTCGGTACATAATACGTTTGTTTACGTCTTTTTAAGACCATAGAGTAAGGAGCTACGTCTTTTCGGCGTGGCTCTTTTACTTTTGTGGCATGCTACAGCAATTAGAAATATGGATAAGAGCCACCGTCCGCTGGTTCGGTTACATCCCTAACCGCGATTTGTCGGGATGGGTATTGCTCATCATGGCGGTGTTGGTTGGTCTGGCTGTCGATCTGGTTATGACGCAAATCGTTCGTTTTGTTGTTCGTCGTCGACCGTTTCACACCCTGGCCTTACTCAAAATTTATGTCCGTTGGGCCTTCTGGGTGTTTGTGCCTTCCCTGTTCTTTTTACTGGCTACAAACATACAGTCGGCGCGGTTTCTGCGTCGGCATCCGGTGGCGGATAAAACAGCCGAAGTTCTTTTTCTGGTTACGACAACCTGGCTGGTTGTTCAATTGCTTAAAGTTGCCGAGCTTCGGTTAATTCATCAGTACGATACCACGCAGGACGTTAATCTATCTCAGCGGAAATTTGTCACCCAGGTGCGGTTCTTTCGCCGGATCATCTCTGCTGGAGTGATCATTGTAGGGGCGTCGCTGCTATTGATCTCGTTTCAGGGAAGCCGGAAAGTGGGATTGAGCGTACTAACCTCGGCTGGGGTCGTTTCGGTGTTGATTGGTTTTGCCGCTCAGAAAACACTGGCCAATTTAATGGCGGGTATTCAAATTGCCTTTAATCAGCAAATCCGGTTGAACGACGCCGTTGTGGTCGAAAAAGAATGGGGGCGCATTGAAGAGATTAACCTGACGAGCGTTATCGTACGGCTTTGGGACCGCCGTCGGCTCATTCTGCCCATTACGTACTTTGTCGAAACACCATTCGAAAACTGGACCCGCTCCGATGCCTCCATCATTGGCAGCATCTTTCTCTATCTGGATTACAAAGTGCCCATTGATAAACTTCGGGAGAAGGCCCGGCAGATTGCTGAGAACGATCCGCTTTGGACCGGAGAAAGTTTTGCCGTACAGGTAACCGACACACAACCCACCTGCATCGTTGTCCGTATTCTGGTCTCGGCCCATGATTCGCCGTCGGCCTTTGATTTGCGTTGCCACATGCGCGAACAACTCATCGCTTTTCTGCGCGACGAGCATCCGGAAAGTCTGCCGCAAACGCGTCTGATGCTGGCCGAGGAGTTGAAAAGTGGTGAAGTGAGTGGAATAAGTGGAGTGGTAAAGTCATAGGCTTATTTTACGTACTGCACCCACTGTAGTGGTGTCGGGTCCTCAGACCCGACACGCTCGCGTCAGCAATTAGTGTCAGGTCTGAGGACCCGACACCACCAATATCATTCTTCCCACCCAAACGACCGCTCGATGGCCTTCTGCCACCCGCGCATTAGCTTTGTGCGCTGTGCATCGTCCATATTAGGTTCGTAGGTTTTGGCAATGCCCCAGTTCTGGCGGAGGTCATCCAGATTTTGCCAGTAACCAACGGCTAACCCGGCAGCATAAGCAGCTCCGAGAGCCGTCGTTTCTGTCATGCGGGGGCAGATAACGGGCCCATTTAGTACATCGGATTGAAACTGCATGAGCAGAGAGTTAACAACCATGCCGCCGTCCACGCGCAGAGATTTGAGCGATACACCCGCATCCTGCTCCATCGCCCGGACAACATCGACGGTCTGATAAGCGGTAGCTTCCAGAACAGCCCGTGCAATATGACCTTTGTTGACAAAACGCGTTAGGCCGGCAATAACGCCCCGCGCATCGGCTTTCCAGTGGGGAGCATAGAGGCCCGAGAAAGCAGGTACAAAATAAGCGCCCCCATTATCCTCAACCGTGCGGGCCAGGGTTTCAATGTCGGTGCTCTTTTTAATGATACCCAGATTGTCGCGCAGCCATTGCACCAGCGCACCGGTAATTGCCACGCTGCCTTCGAGCGCGTAATGAACCGGCTCATTTTGAAACTGATACGCTACCGTTGTTAACAGTCCGCAGGTCGATTTTCGGAGTTCGGTGCCGGTATTCATCAGTAGGAAACAGCCCGTTCCGTAGGTGTTTTTCGCCTGACCCGGTTCGTAGCAGGTTTGGCCAACGAGGGCGGCCTGCTGATCGCCGAGAATACCCGCTACCGGAACGCCCGGTAACACTTCCGACGATACCGTTCCGTACACCTCACTGCTGGGGCGTATCTGGGGCAGCATGGCGCGGGGCACCGTGAAGTCGCTTAATAAGCTGTCGTCCCAGTTAAGGGTGTGCAGATTCATGAGCTGCGTCCGGCTGGCGTTGGTAACATCGGTCAGGTGCAGACCACCGTTTACACCACCGGTCAGGTTCCAGACCACAAAAGTGTCCATGTTGCCGAAAACCGCGTCGCCCCGTTCGGCATCTTCTCGAAGCCCCGGTACATGATCCAGCAGCCATTTGAGTTTCAAACCGCTAAAGTAGGTAGCCAGCGGAAGCCCTGTTTTCTCGCGAAACCGATCCTGTCCAAGCCCATTGGCCGAGAACTCAAGAACCAGATCGGCGGTACGCATGTCCTGCCAAACAATGGCGTTGTAGTACGGCTTACCCGTCCGGCGGTTCCAGACAACGGTGGTTTCGCGCTGGTTGGTAATGCCTACGGCCTTGATATCCTGAACAGAAAGTTTGCCTTTGATACGAGCCAGGGCAATTACTTCGAGTGTATTGCGCCAGATTTCTTCGGGGTCGTGCTCTACCCAGCCGGGTTGCGGGTAAATCTGTTTGTGTTCCTTCTGAGCAACGGAAACGATCTTGCCCTGTCGGTCGAATACAATACAACGGGTACTGGTCGTTCCCTGGTCAATGGCGGCGATGTAAGAGGGCATAGGGTATTTTAAATGTAGTAAAAAATGAGTGAGTTTGGGACAGTTCCCGACTAATAGTTACAGCGTAAACCAGTGAATCAGCAACCCGCCAAGTACAGCCCCCACTAATGGGCCCACAACGGGTATCCAGGCGTAGCTCCAGTCGGACGATCCTTTGCCGGGAATTGGCAGGAGCGCATGGGCCAGGCGTGGGCTGAAATCGCGGGCGGGGCTCATGGCGTAACCGGTAGTGCCGCCGAGCGAGAGCCCGATACTCCACACCAGAATGCCCACCAGATACGGACCAACGCCAATGGCTAGCTCGCCCAGGTTTTTGGACGAAATACCTGCCAAACCCAGAATAAGCACCAGCGTAGCCATGGCCTCGCTCAAAAAGTTGGCCCCCGGCTTCCGAATGGCTGGCCCCGTAGCGAAACAGGCTAGCTTGGCACCCTCATCGGGCGTGGCGGCCCAATGGGGAAGATAGTGGAGCCACACTAGGGTTGCTCCCAGAAAGGCTCCGATTATCTGCGCCGTAATGTAAGGCACCAAGTGGCTGAAGTCGTTGGTAGCTACGGCAAAAGCAACCGTTACGGCAGGATTCAAATGGGCATCGACACTGCCAAAGGCTTTGGAAACAAAAACGCCCATCGTCACCGCAAACGCCCAGCCTGCGGTAATGACAATCCAGCCCGATGATTCACCTTTTGTTTGTTTAAGCACTACATTGGCCACAACACCATTGCCCAGCAGAATGAGCACCATTGTACCAATTAATTCACCAAGAAAGGGAGATGTTTGCATGTATAGGGGTTAGTGGCTAATCGGGCAGGGGTAAGTAGACGGTGGTTTGAATGAATCACGACTCATTCGCTACTAATCACTGCCCTCAAGGTTTAGGAATAGTTTGTGCGAATTAAGTCATATTTTTGGCCCTATTCCAAACCTGGCGGTAAATTCATTTTTTGCCCGACGTACCATAACGGGATTCACCTCATCAATCCATTTAGTCATCCTCATGAAAAGCATCTTATTTACCGAGACCGGAAAACCAACCGAGATTCTCAAATTTGCTGACAGTGCCCTACCCGAGCCCGGCCCAAATGATGTGCGCATCAAGGTCATTGCCGCGCCAATAAATCCGTCCGACATCATGTTCGTACAGAATCTCTATGGAATTCGGCCGCAGTTGCCTTCAGGAGCCGGGTTTGAGGGTGTGGGCATTGTGGATGCCATTGGCGAAGGCGTGCAGATGCGAACGGGTATACGGGTGAGCTTCACCAGTGTGGGTACCTGGTCAGAATACGCTATTGCCCATCACCGGAGCCTTATTCCGGTACCCGATGCCATGTCGGACGAGGTGGCAGCTCAGTTGTTTGTCAACCCGTTTACGGCTTATGCCATGGTGCAGGATGCCGGTGTACCGGAAGGCGGCTGGCTGATGCTCACGGCGGCTGGCTCAGCTTTTGGTAAAATGGTGATTCAACTCTGTGCCATGCGGGGTATCAAAACCATCGGCACCGTTCGGCGCGACGATCTTACCGATGAGTTAAAAGCCCTCGGACTAACCGAAGTGATCAATACCGAAACTGAGAACATGGCTGCCCGCGTCAAGCAGATTACCGATGGTGCCGGTGTCGGCTGTGTGCTCGATGCCGTTGGCGGGCATATCGCTACCGAAGCCGTTAAGTGCTTGGCTAAAGGCGGAACCATGCTTATCTATGGGCTGATGAGTTTACAGGACCCTAGTCTGAACGCCGGTCTGCTGATTTTTAGAGAACTGACCGTAAAGGGCTTCTGGCTTACAGACTGGATGCGTCGGGTAGATAGTCAGACCCGGCAGGAAGTGGCACAAAATGTGATAGGTTTGCTGGCATCGGGCAAAATTCAATTGCCGGTGGAGGCATCGTATCCACTGGAGCAAATCACCGAAGCCGTCGAACACGCCGACCGGCCGGGGCGCCGAGGGAAAATCCTGTTAAAGCCCTAACGTGCATCGGCTATTGTAACCGGTTTATAGGGATTAAATCAGTAAGCTGCCCAACGTTAAAAACCGTTGGGCAGGCTGCTTTTGCTAATTTTCTAAACGATTTCAGGTGGCTTCCTTATCTTTGACAACAATATACAGTTCAGTACGTTTGTTTCAATAACGACCGCAGGTTTACTCACATCCACTTACTCGACTCGTTCGTATGCTCTTGCTCCAGGTTCCGGCTGTTGATACTACGGCCGCATCACTGTCGGCCACTACGGCTGCTCAACCCCAAAGTCTGCAATTATTTGATCTCGTAGCCAAAGGCGGTTGGGTCATGATTCCCATCGCATTTTTGCTGTTTTCGGCGCTCTATTTGATTTTCGAACGGTACTTCGTAATCCGGTCGCAAAGTCGATACGATGCCAATTTTATCGATAATATTCGGGATATGGTGGCGCAGGGGAACATCAAATCGGCCGAATCGTTCGCTAAGAACCAGCGTACTGCTATGGGCCGGGTGTTTGAAAAAGCCATTGGCCGAATCGGCTCGCCCATTCGCGAGATCGAAGGAACCATCGAAACGGTTGGCCAGATTGAACTCTCGCGGCTGGAGCGAAATATGGGGTATCTGGGTATCATTGCCGGTATTGCGCCGATGCTGGGTTTTATCGGAACCATCTCCGGTATTATTCGAATTTTCTACGACATTTCGTTATCCGACAATATCAGCGTGGGTATCATTGCCGGTGGTCTATACGAGAAAATGATTACCTCAGGCTCTGGTCTGATTGTGGGTGTCATCGCCTACACGGGCTATCACCTGCTTAATATGATGATCGAGCGGTTTACGCTGGCGCTGGAAGTAAATGCCTTCGAGTTTATCGAAGTTCTGCAAAAACCAACGACTGAGCCCGCCCGGATGCGGTAGTGTAACGCCGACCGTCTCGGTCGGGTTTTGCACAGACAACGTCTATCACGGCCGACCGGGACGGTCGGTATTACACTATGAAACTCCGACGTAAAAGTAAATTTGCTGCTGAAGTTGCGACTTCGTCCCTGAACGACATCATGTTTTTCCTGTTGTTGTTCTTCCTGATCATTTCGACGGTAGCGAATCCTAATGTGATCAAGCTGTTACTGCCTAAAGCAGCCTCAACCCAGCAGTTGAGCAAGAAACAGGTAACGCTATCGGTTGATGCCGACAAAAAATACTATATCGATAAAAAACCGGTCGATCCGGCCAATCTGGAGAATGAATTGAAACAGATCATGGCCGGTATTGCTGAGCCAACCGTTGTGGTTCGTTTCGACAAGACCTTAACCGTACAGGATTTGGTTGATGTGCTGCAAACCGGGGCCAAGTTGAATATCAAGATGGTGATGGCCACTTCCAAATAAATCTGGCCTTTCGTGTAAAACCGACCGTCCCGGTCGGGTGTAAAGTCAAACCTTTTACACCCAACCGGGACGGTCGGTTTTACGCAAGAAATAACTTCTAAATAAGTTTGTAATTCTTGTACTCGCCAATGCGCCAGCCGGTTAATCGTTCTACCCAGGCCAGAACTTTAACTCTCGTGGAGTAATTCTGCTGCCGGGTATCGAAGTCAAACTGGATATTCTCCCGTTTAATGCGCTCCTGCATAACGGCCGGATGCGTGCCGTCAAACAGAG is a window of Spirosoma linguale DSM 74 DNA encoding:
- a CDS encoding Leucine-rich repeat, ribonuclease inhibitor subtype (SMART: Leucine-rich repeat, ribonuclease inhibitor subtype~KEGG: pat:Patl_0817 hypothetical protein) translates to MSELILLQANPSSPSDWVLFWGHFHPLIVHLPIGFLLIAGLLEIDRLTRRNSVSPHTITLILFWSAVSATMACVFGYMLSLGGGYEEETLNDHMWEGIGVAVFAWLAWSVKSENLGRIFSFAQLMYLPALGIALLLLLAAGHQGGNLTHGSDYLTQYMPGPIRAITGVEPKLKELKVEPITDVNQAMVYQQIVNPILHSRCVQCHNAGKSKGGLRLDSPEMIKKGYEDGPVFVAGNSKSSELLKVCLLPEDDDLHMPPKGKTQLKGSDIALLTWWIDQGAPFDKKVSDLKVNDAIRPVLASLGGGGPVEAGGAQVAAGPAPESPVLTMKVPAADPKVIDELKKLNLLVLPLSKEQNQLEVSAVNARSFNDAQAAELPKLSNQIVWLKLGDTEISDAALAQVAKLKNLQKLHLEETKVTDAGLKQLKGLAYLEYLNLYGTPVTDAGLAELAELKSLKTVYLWQTKVSEEGIARLKTALPKLEVIGGISEQAVAEFVKAGEPKAGEVKR
- a CDS encoding protein of unknown function DUF1549 (PFAM: protein of unknown function DUF1549; Planctomycete cytochrome C~KEGG: pat:Patl_0815 hypothetical protein), which produces MLVWSDIRFKYVFLSATAGLFGTSIWLTSCQSSVEKPAEIVAVEATLPEKVDYNLHVKPILSDRCFACHGPDKAKQQAGLRLDTPDGAYEALAKSGHKAIVPGNLAKSELVSRILSTDPEEMMPTPKSNLTLTTEEKAMLIRWVEQGAEYKEHWSLIAPTLPEIPKVKDEKWVVNDIDGFILAKQEAKKVSHAPEADKTTLLRRVSLDLTGLPPTPAEVDAFLADKSPNAYEKVVNRLLNSPHYGERQAVEWLDVARYADTHGYQDDGLRTMWPYRDWVIRAYNHNLSFDRFITWQLAGDLLPNLNGSKDKREKLIATAFNRNHQQSQEGGIVDEEYRTEYVADRTNTFGKAMLGLTVECARCHDHKYDPISQKDYYSLYAFFDSNNDRGQIPYNGEAAPTITLTKPETEAKLRFIREKLTPIQQQLNLNRPDYQQRFGQWLAKTRVVSSIDSGLLAHYTFDEADRTDIGAYVKAKNEERKREEEKKKREEDAKRKKEGIAKAGKPEAKQPEKKEPPKRKTKEELWKDPRNAFANSVNDTIPARLGGDPDKVPYVVPGRFGKARYLAGDSFIELPGNFAVFEQNEPFTVSSWFNLAKPNMALTLMGRTTGPMDGQRGYQLDLLSDGRLKLAFSHVWPANAIDVETIEKVPVHQWFQVAFAYDGTGRANGISLYLNGRPLRTKIIADNLIHSMVYGKNRSHWAQHPFYVGRMHDNFYKDFAVDELRIYNRCLTPLEMPKLAGQPDALMAALQTPAANRTPAQRTGLYTYYVRTQDPVYKTTYANAMKLRGEQITLYTDSDQLMVMQERSVPRETHLLKRGAYDAPGEVVKPAVLHSLNPLEDDMPTNRLGLAKWLLAPENPLFSRVMVNRMWQQYFGQGLAKNSDDFGNQGALPSHPELLDYLAMKFRDMGEWGGQWNTKAMHKMIVMSATYRQSSSVPENVREADPDNTYLTRGPSYRMSAEQVRDNALAASGLLARQIGGPSVLPYQPSGIWEALATRNAVKYEQDHGDSLYRRSMYTIWKRSSPPPMMLNFDAAERHTCIVKRQKTSTPLQALVTLNDPQFVEAARVLAQKVVPTSVVPTVPVGRAGSIRPTGTVGTTDVGINAIFKAVISRPARPEEMALVNQLYAEELADFKQNPKRAAELLSVGEYPVDKKRNPAELAAWTVVTSTIMNFDEAIVKR